One region of Salvia miltiorrhiza cultivar Shanhuang (shh) chromosome 3, IMPLAD_Smil_shh, whole genome shotgun sequence genomic DNA includes:
- the LOC131017791 gene encoding uncharacterized protein LOC131017791, with protein sequence MEGVEKRYEWRVICSNAKCSAGICQLKRSTTPQSRGCYFFTCPARTHKSFKWANKVEPHEWMPVPYCGGCNAGVCRVKRETSGPNAGRLMFLCTIKEGQGSCGYRVWQDELEKMEARNREEEEKMNPLQSAMVNCNKASSEATNTDHTSSPLIESLNRVRAEATNNGKPLKVLQEEISSTMDRLFQIGSQVSCCDVEMKELELQLESVSKNKEALEAEYLVVSKELEESRRLLELKEVEQNAAFDRASMSSLLSCSISNIS encoded by the exons ATGGAAGGTGTAGAGAAACGCTACGAGTGGCGCGTCATCTGCTCCAACGCCAAGTGCAGCGCCGGAATTTGCCAACTGAAACGCTCCACCACTCCGCAAAGCCGCGGCTGCTACTTCTTCACTTGCCCCGCCCGCACA CACAAATCTTTCAAGTGGGCAAACAAGGTTGAACCCCATGAATGGATGCCAGTGCCTTATTGCGGGGGTTGTAACGCCGGAGTTTGCCGGGTCAAGAGGGAAACCTCCGGACCCAATGCGGGTCGGCTCATGTTCTTGTGCACCATAAAGGAG GGACAAGGTTCCTGTGGCTATAGAGTTTGGCAAGACGAGCTAGAAAAGATGGAAGCTCGTAATCGGGAAGAGGAGGAAAAGATGAATCCGTTACAATCAGCAATGGTGAATTGCAATAAGGCCAGCAGTGAAGCTACTAATACAGATCACACGTCGTCACCTTTGATTGAGAGTCTCAATCGTGTGCGTGCTGAGGCGACCAACAATGGGAAGCCTCTAAAAGTTTTGCAGGAAGAGATCTCTTCTACCATGGACCGACTTTTCCAGATTGGAAGCCAGGTTTCTTGTTGCGACGTTGAGATGAAAGAGTTGGAGCTTCAGCTCGAGAGTGTGTCTAAAAACAAGGAGGCGTTGGAGGCCGAATATTTGGTTGTATCTAAAGAACTCGAAGAGTCTCGGAGACTCCTCGAGCTCAAAGAGGTCGAGCAAAATGCTGCATTCGACAGGGCAAGTATGTCTAGTTTGCTTTCTTGTAGCATATCCAACATTTCGTAA
- the LOC131017792 gene encoding UDP-glucose 4-epimerase GEPI48-like, protein MSSSILVTGGAGYIGSHTVLQLLLGGYKVVVVDNLDNSSEIALKRVEELAGEQGSNLTFHKIDLRDKPALEKLFASQKFDAVIHFAGLKAVGESVQKPLLYYDNNLIGTIVLLEVMAAHGCKRLVFSSSATVYGSPKTVPCTEEFPISALNPYGRTKLFIEEICRDLYQSDPTWKIILLRYFNPVGAHPSGYIGEDPRGTPNNLMPFVQQVAVGRRKKLTIYGTDYATKDGTGVRDYIHVVDLADGHIAALNKLSDPSVGCEVYNLGTGKGTSVLEMVASFEKASGKKLDCEKAERRPGDAEVVYAETDKAERELKWKAKYKIDEMCRDQWNWASKNPYGYEPAQ, encoded by the exons ATGTCTTCCAGTATTTTAGTCACCGGCGGCGCCGGCTACATTGGCAGCCACACAGTGCTGCAGCTGCTGCTCGGCGGCTACAAGGTGGTTGTGGTGGATAACTTGGACAATTCGTCGGAAATTGCGCTCAAGAGGGTTGAGGAACTCGCCGGGGAGCAGGGCTCCAATCTCACTTTTCATAAG ATAGATCTTCGGGACAAGCCTGCgcttgagaagctttttgcttCTCAAAA GTTTGATGCTGTTATTCACTTTGCTGGATTAAAAGCAGTTGGAGAAAGTGTGCAAAAACCCTTGCTGTATTATGACAACAACCTTATTGGTACAATTGTTCTGCTGGAGGTCATGGCTGCCCATGGATGTAAAAGG CTAGTCTTTTCGTCCTCTGCTACTGTGTACGGTTCACCAAAAACTGTCCCATGCACAGAGGAGTTTCCCATTAGTGCTCTGAATCCTTATGGAAGGACAAAG CTTTTCATCGAAGAGATATGCCGTGATCTTTACCAGTCAGACCCCACGTGGAAGATCATTTTACTAAGGTACTTTAACCCGGTTGGTGCACATCCTAGTGGCTATATTGGCGAAGATCCTAGAGGAACCCCAAACAACCTTATGCCCTTTGTGCAACAAGTAGCTGTTGGAAGGCGAAAGAAGCTTACAATTTATGGAACTGACTACGCGACAAAGGATGGAACAGGA GTGCGCGATTATATCCATGTCGTGGATCTAGCAGATGGCCATATTGCAGCTTTGAACAAGCTCTCTGATCCTTCTGTAG GGTGTGAGGTGTACAATCTTGGGACAGGGAAGGGTACATCCGTATTGGAAATGGTAGCATCGTTTGAGAAAGCATCTGGGAAG AAACTTGATTGCGAGAAGGCTGAACGACGACCTGGTGATGCTGAGGTTGTGTATGCCGAGACAGACAAAGCTGAGAGGGAGTTGAAGTGGAA GGCGAAATACAAGATCGACGAGATGTGCAGGGACCAGTGGAATTGGGCTAGCAAGAACCCATATGGCTATGAAcctgcccagtga